A single genomic interval of Pelagerythrobacter marensis harbors:
- a CDS encoding dienelactone hydrolase family protein: protein MSETATIETLSDDGSFSAYVARPDGTPRAAIVVIQEIFGVNAGIRRKCDRLAEDGYLAVAPDLFWRLEPGVELDPDIEPEFKRALDLMGKFDQDTGIRDIEATIHWIRRSEGVEKVGAVGYCLGGRLAYMTAARTDIDASVGYYAVGIDNLLREKHAIARPLMLHIPTEDGFVDAETQAAMHEGLDDHPKVTLHDYPGLDHGFATEFGKRRDEKGAELADARTADFFARHLG, encoded by the coding sequence ATGAGCGAGACCGCCACTATCGAGACGCTTTCGGACGACGGCAGCTTTTCCGCCTATGTGGCGCGGCCCGATGGCACACCCCGCGCCGCGATCGTGGTGATTCAGGAGATCTTCGGCGTGAACGCCGGCATTCGGCGCAAGTGCGATCGCCTGGCCGAAGACGGCTATCTCGCGGTCGCGCCCGATCTGTTCTGGCGCCTCGAACCCGGCGTCGAGCTGGACCCCGACATCGAACCCGAATTCAAGCGCGCCCTCGACCTGATGGGCAAGTTCGACCAGGACACCGGCATCCGCGACATCGAGGCGACGATCCACTGGATCCGCCGCAGCGAGGGCGTGGAGAAAGTGGGCGCGGTCGGCTACTGCCTCGGCGGCCGTCTCGCCTATATGACCGCGGCGCGCACCGATATCGACGCATCGGTCGGCTATTATGCCGTGGGCATCGACAACCTTCTGCGCGAAAAGCACGCGATCGCCCGCCCGCTGATGCTGCATATCCCGACCGAGGACGGGTTCGTCGATGCCGAAACCCAGGCCGCGATGCACGAGGGGCTCGACGATCATCCCAAAGTGACGCTGCACGACTACCCCGGCCTCGACCACGGGTTTGCAACCGAGTTCGGCAAGCGGCGCGACGAAAAGGGGGCCGAACTGGCCGATGCCCGTACGGCCGATTTCTTTGCCCGGCATCTCGGCTGA